From the genome of Nasonia vitripennis strain AsymCx chromosome 1, Nvit_psr_1.1, whole genome shotgun sequence, one region includes:
- the LOC100120842 gene encoding GDP-Man:Man(3)GlcNAc(2)-PP-Dol alpha-1,2-mannosyltransferase-like has translation MSVLQKLVYWLIEVALFVATCWLFLLCLYPLMLIIFVKKLFIKNHDIERKDDEVTVGIFHPYCNAGAGGERVLWAAVKALQSNYKNVHVYIYTGDLDHDREMILANVEKVFDMKLQHNINIVYLRRRKWVEAKMYPFCTLFAQSFGSIWLGLEALILFKPDIYIDTMGYAFTYPIFKYIGGCKVASYTHYPIISTDMLNHVSQRSVSFNNRHIIARNPILTRMKLGYYKGIASLYGLAGRTADIVMVNSSWTKEHINSIWKCPQRTYLLYPPCDVEKLTQLQLLSDAEKNNEILIVSVSQFRPEKNHALMIEVMSKIKPLIAEEVWKKVHLVLVGSCRNEDDESYVKGLKSTAKKLDVNDNVEFKVNIPYAALISEIQKGTIGIHAMWNEHFGISVVDGLAAGLIMVANASGGPKADIIDTKDKIRNGFLAKDADEYTKIIISIINMTAEERDAIRNAARKSVNRFSTKCFENELVKIMEPFFKLKQR, from the coding sequence ATGTCTGTGTTACAAAAGTTAGTTTACTGGCTAATCGAAGTCGCCCTATTTGTGGCAACATGCTGGCTGTTTTTATTATGCTTGTATCCGTTGATGCTCATCATCttcgttaaaaagttatttataaAGAATCACGACATAGAAAGAAAAGATGACGAGGTCACAGTGGGAATTTTCCATCCCTACTGTAACGCTGGTGCCGGGGGCGAAAGAGTTCTTTGGGCTGCTGTTAAGGCTCTTCAGTCAAACTACAAAAATGTACATGTTTATATCTACACCGGTGACTTGGACCATGATCGAGAAATGATTCTAGCTAATGTAGAGAAAGTTTTTGACATGAAGCTGCAGCACAATatcaatattgtttatttgcgTCGAAGAAAGTGGGTAGAAGCTAAAATGTACCCATTTTGTACTTTATTTGCACAAAGTTTTGGCTCAATTTGGCTTGGTTTGGAAGCTCTTATACTCTTTAAACCTGATATTTACATTGATACTATGGGTTATGCATTTACGTATCCCAtattcaaatacattggaggTTGCAAAGTTGCATCTTACACCCATTATCCAATAATCTCTACAGATATGTTGAATCATGTTTCACAAAGATCTGTGTCTTTTAACAATCGACACATAATTGCCAGAAATCCAATTCTCACTAGAATGAAACTTGGCTATTACAAGGGTATTGCTTCCTTGTATGGATTAGCTGGTAGAACAGCTGATATTGTAATGGTCAATTCTTCTTGGACTAAAGAACATATTAATTCAATTTGGAAATGTCCTCAGCGAACTTATCTTTTGTATCCTCCATGTGATGTTGAGAAGCTCACGCAACTGCAACTTTTAAGTGACGCtgagaaaaataatgaaattctaATAGTATCAGTCAGTCAATTTAGGCCGGAAAAAAATCATGCTCTAATGATAGAAGTCATGAGCAAGATTAAGCCACTCATTGCTGAAGAAGTGTGGAAAAAAGTGCACTTAGTACTTGTAGGTTCTTGCCGTAATGAAGATGATGAATCTTATGTGAAAGGATTGAAAAGTACTGCTAAAAAGTTGGATGTGAATGACAATGTTGAGTTTAAAGTAAACATTCCATATGCAGCGTTAATTTCTGAAATACAGAAAGGTACCATTGGTATTCATGCCATGTGGAATGAACATTTTGGGATAAGTGTTGTTGATGGCTTGGCTGCTGGACTAATTATGGTTGCTAATGCATCTGGAGGACCCAAGGCTGATATTATTGATACAAAAGACAAAATCAGAAATGGATTTTTAGCCAAAGATGCTGATGAATATactaaaattataatttctattATAAATATGACTGCTGAAGAAAGAGATGCGATAAGGAATGCTGCTAGAAAATCTGTCAATCGATTTTCAACTAAATGCTTTGAAAATGAATTGGTTAAAATTATGGAAccattttttaaactaaaacaaagataa
- the LOC100680000 gene encoding caspase-8, with product MSLVIDAISTIPESLNNVVRFSRERFNPNVLQEIVQDADSLDEMDIVSIIFLFTDQETEIHQLIEFLLNDPATYFNTLRHRVNWEEKLLESLIIIGNIKVIKKLGFDNNEIEAMKVRFVYNVHNVSENLNKVIKSLYFVCSNLDTKEVSKLITKVNERLCSPVQLNSNKLWLEVYILYWLQQNYISINEDNPNLNNLIEDLKSIGCLIDLPFNFEDWKTTHRNLQDSSNTLINDNSMPYTSNNTYNQNDNNSETTRIPWGKNQKRLCIIINQKNFKNKVMYKFRRGSDADEKNLIETLRGCNFEIDEPKRDLTKSQMIDFLDSFNTERYNQYACIFMCILSHGSEGEVVFSDDKKISIDTIRDKFCCEKLQNVFKFIILQSCQGKQIGWVERNSEQSTGRLVTDGPTSPVFYKHFGLFQATLNGFVAFRNEDEGSWFIQDICTELRISTPTIVTEWVKKVKKRVGDRRATCTNFKEIEAVQIPCSSDTISDDYMIPKYQEFR from the exons ATGTCATTAGTAATAGATGCTATTTCAACAATACCAGAATCATTAAATAACGTTGTACGTTTCTCCAGAGAAAGATTCAACCCGAATGTTTTACAGGAAATAGTACAAGATGCTGACAGTTTAGATGAGATGGATATAGTGTctatcatatttttatttactgacCAAGAAACAGAGATTCATCAACTTATTGAATTTTTACTAAACGATCCAGCTACTTATTTTAATACGTTAAGGCATCGAGTAAACTGGGAAGAAAAATTGTTAGAATCCTTAATTATTATTGGTAACATCAAAGTAATCAAAAAGTTAGGCTTTGATAACAATGAAATTGAAGCTATGAAAGTGAGATTCGTATATAATGTGCATAATGTTagtgaaaatttaaataaagttattaaaagtCTATATTTTGTATGCTCAAACTTGGATACAAAAGAAGTAAGCAAATTAATTACTAAAGTCAACGAAAGGTTGTGTTCACCTGTACAattgaatagtaataaattatGGCTAGAAGTGTACATCTTATATTGGCTTCAGCAAAACTACATTTCAATCAATGAAG ACAATcctaatttgaataatttaatagaGGATTTGAAAAGTATAGGTTGCCTGATTGATTTGCCTTTCAATTTTGAAGATTGGAAAACTACTCATAGAAACCTACAAGATTCCTCGAACACTTTAATAAATGACAATTCAATGCCATATACAAGCAATAATACATACAATCAAAATGATAATAACTCTGAGACAACCAGGATACCATGGGGAAAAAACCAGAAACGCTTatgcattattattaatcaaaaaaattttaaaaataaagtgatg TACAAGTTCAGACGTGGATCTGATGCAGATGAAAAGAATTTGATTGAAACTTTAAGAGGctgcaattttgaaattgatGAACCAAAAAGAGACTTGACAAAAAGTCAAATGATTGATTTTCTAGATTCATTCAATACAGAACGGTATAATCAGTATGCTTGCATCTTTATGTGCATATTGAGCCATGGCTCAGAAG GTGAAGTTGTCTTTTcggatgataaaaaaataagcattGATACTATTAGAGATAAATTTTGCtgtgaaaaattacaaaatgtaTTTAAGTTTATCATCTTACAATCCTGTCAAGGAAAACAGATAG GTTGGGTAGAAAGAAATTCAGAACAAAGCACAGGGAGATTAGTTACAGATGGTCCAACAAGCCCTGTATTTTACAAGCATTTTGGTCTGTTTCAAGCTACATTAAATGGATTTGTAGCCTTTAGAAATGAAGAtgaag GTTCATGGTTCATCCAAGATATTTGTACAGAATTGAGAATTTCTACACCAACAATAGTTACTGAATGGGtgaagaaagtaaaaaaacgCGTGGGTGATAGAAGAGCTACATGTAcgaattttaaagaaatagaGGCGGTGCAAATTCCATGTTCAAGTGACACCATATCTGATGATTACATGATACCAAAGTATCAAGAATTTAGATAA
- the LOC100680071 gene encoding LOW QUALITY PROTEIN: serpin B6-like (The sequence of the model RefSeq protein was modified relative to this genomic sequence to represent the inferred CDS: deleted 2 bases in 1 codon) produces the protein MSQRYRMYVSNNVSEDEYEFTNDFHKVYMYMQLHLFLYITFDINNRVCWCMNQSISNGQEKNFVSSALSAHVVLSMCAYGAKEKTAEEMKSALHLPASIYWESFKYLLKTMDVSSIDERSNEIKDRMFLKSESEIGIANKLLIDKNIVVRDSYKEAMESIFHSEITEVDFVNDGRNVIRYVNNWCAKTTCDKIREILPPKKPIEPTTKLMLLNVIYFKAYWQHKFNPALTSMDEFHIDAEKTMQVHMTEKNAFHRTKCCRCNSNFLNYKEDFKIDSSKDYTTGYMHTNKNIFYVNLSLPKFTIETTIDLQKNLIKLGMPTMFTDKANFKDISIKPVLVPRLHVSEVIQKAFIVVNEEGTEAVAVTRLTVTGGGSVEIREFKIDRPFLYRIVHKSTNVTLFSRCVYRPKY, from the exons ATGTCTCAACGTTATAGAATGTACGTAAGTAATAATGTCTCCGAGGACGAATACGAATTCACCAATGATTTTCACAAggtttatatgtatatgcaatTACAtctttttttgtacattacCTTTGATATAAATAATAGAGTTTGTTGGTGTATGAATCAGAGCATTTCTAACGGCCAAGAGAAAAATTTCGTTAGTTCGGCGCTGAGCGCTCACGTTGTCCTCTCGATGTGCGCGTATGGTGCTAAGGAAAAGACTGCCGAGGAAATGAAAAGCGCTCTCCATCTACCTGCCAGCATTTACTGGGAAAGCTTCAAGTACTTGCTTAAAACGATGGATGTAAGTAGTATA GATGAAAGAAGCAATGAAATCAAAGATagaatgtttttgaaaagtgAAAGTGAAATCGGGATTGCAAATAAACTTCTAATTGACAAGAATATTGTTGTAAGAGATAGTTACAAAGAAGCTATGGAATCAATTTTCCATTCTGAAATCACAGAAGTGGATTTTGTTAATGACGGAAGAAATGTAATAAGATATGTGAACAATTGGTGTGCAAAGACGACATGTGACAAAATAAGAGAGATATTACCACCAAAAA AACCAATTGAACCTACAACAAAGTTGATGCTGCTAAACGTCATATATTTTAAGGCCTATTGGCAACATAAGTTTAATCCAGCTTTAACAAGCATGGATGAATTTCATATTGACGCAGAAAAAACAATGCAGGTTCATATGactgaaaaaaatgcatttcaTAGAACTAAATGCTGTAGATGC aaTTCCAATTTC TTAAATTATAAAGAAGATTTCAAGATTGATAGTTCTAAAGACTATACCACGGGTTACATGCATACtaataagaacattttttatgtaaatctTAGTCTTCCAAAGTTTACAATTGAAACTACTATAGATTTGCAAAAGAATCTCATAAAA CTGGGTATGCCTACAATGTTTACTGATAAAGCAAATTTCAAAGATATATCGATTAAACCAGTGCTTGTTCCACGTTTGCATGTTTCTGAAGTTATTCAGAAAGCTTTCATCGTAGTTAATGAAGAAGGAACAGAAGCTGTAGCAGTCACAC gTTTAACTGTAACAGGTGGTGGTTCAGTGGAAATTCGGGAATTTAAAATTGACAGACCATTTCTGTACCGAATAGTTCACAAAAGTACcaatgtaacgctttttagCAGATGCGTTTATAGACCGAAGTATTAA